In Choloepus didactylus isolate mChoDid1 chromosome 6, mChoDid1.pri, whole genome shotgun sequence, one DNA window encodes the following:
- the LOC119537144 gene encoding olfactory receptor 51L1-like — MDFFNSSDYRPFLLTGFPGLEVSHPVISILFCALYLIALVGNSVILVVIWVEQSLHTPMYLFLSMLAGSDLGLCAATLPTLLQLFWFSVREINFDACLIQMFFIHVFSLMESGILLTMAFDRYVAISNPLRYTTMLTNAAIAKIGVGLLLRAVAVVFPTSFLIKRLKFCKANVLSHSYCLHPDIIKLSCSDHRINSIYGLIIILITFGMDSVFILLSYLKILITVLHIASWEEQFKALNTCVSHICAVLLVYVPMLGVSIIHRFGKHVPPVVHIIMGYVYLLVPPVLNPVVYCIKTREIRTRILSNLLKL; from the coding sequence ATGGACTTTTTCAACAGCAGTGACTACAGACCCTTCCTCCTGACTGGTTTCCCTGGCCTGGAGGTTTCCCATCCAGTGatctccattttgttttgtgCCCTGTACCTAATTGCCCTTGTAGGTAATAGTGTCATTTTAGTAGTTATCTGGGTGGAGCAGTCactccacacacccatgtacctTTTTCTCTCCATGCTGGCTGGGAGTGACCTAGGGCTCTGTGCTGCCACCCTGCCCACCCTGCTCCAACTTTTCTGGTTCAGTGTGCGTGAAATAAACTTTGATGCCTGCCTCATCCAGATGTTCTTCATCCATGTTTTCTCTCTTATGGAATCAGGCATCCTGCTGACCATGGCCTTTGACCGCTATGTGGCAATCTCCAACCCACTGAGATACACTACTATGTTGACTAATGCCGCCATTGCCAAGATAGGTGTGGGGCTTTTGCTACGGGCTGTGGCTGTCGTCTTCCCAACATCCTTTCTCATTAAGCGACTGAAGTTTTGTAAGGCCAATGTTCTCTCCCACTCATACTGCCTGCACCCAGATATCATCAAGCTTTCGTGTTCTGACCACCGCATCAACAGCATTTATGGCCTCATCATCATTCTCATCACCTTTGGCATGGACTCTGTGTTCATCCTCCTTTCTTATTTGAAGATCCTGATCACTGTGCTACACATTGCCTCATGGGAAGAGCAATTCAAGGCCCTCAACACTTGTGTCTCCCACATCTGTGCTGTGCTACTGGTCTATGTCCCTATGCTGGGGGTGTCCATTATTCATCGGTTTGGGAAGCATGTTCCACCTGTGGTGCACATTATCATGGGCTATGTATACCTATTAGTGCCTCCTGTTCTCAACCCTGTTGTATACTGCATTAAGACCCGGGAAATACGTACCCGTATTTTGAGTAATCTACTGAAATTGTAG
- the LOC119537148 gene encoding olfactory receptor 51I2-like, translating into MDFFNSSDYRPFLLTGFPGLEASHPVISILFCALYLIALVGNSVILVVIQVEQSLHTPMYLLLSMLAGSDLGLCAATLPTLLQLFWFSVNEINFDVRLIQMFFIHVFSLMESGILLTMAFDCYVAISNPLRYTTILTNATVPKIGMGIFLRTVVVIFPISFLIKRLKFCKANVLSQSYCLHPDIIKLLCSDHHINSIYGLIIILITFGMDSVFILLSYLKILITVLHIASWEEQFKALKTCVSHICAVLLVYVPMLGVSSIHRFGKRIPPVVHVIMGYVYLLVPPVLNPVVYCIKT; encoded by the coding sequence ATGGACTTTTTCAACAGCAGTGACTACAGACCCTTCCTCCTGACTGGTTTCCCTGGCCTGGAGGCTTCCCATCCAGTGatctccattttgttttgtgCCCTGTACCTAATTGCCCTTGTAGGTAATAGTGTCATTTTAGTAGTTATCCAGGTCGAACAGTCactccacacacccatgtacctTTTACTCTCCATGCTAGCTGGGAGTGACCTAGGGCTCTGTGCTGCCACCCTGCCCACCCTGCTCCAACTTTTCTGGTTCAGTGTGAATGAAATAAACTTTGATGTCCGCCTCATCCAGATGTTCTTCATCCATGTTTTCTCTCTCATGGAATCAGGCATCCTGCTGACCATGGCCTTTGACTGCTATGTGGCAATCTCCAACCCACTCAGATACACTACTATTTTGACTAATGCCACCGTTCCCAAGATAGGCATGGGAATTTTCCTAAGGACTGTGGTTGTCATCTTCCCAATATCCTTTCTCATTAAGCGACTGAAGTTTTGTAAGGCCAATGTTCTCTCCCAGTCATACTGCCTGCACCCAGATATCATCAAGCTTTTGTGTTCTGACCACCACATCAACAGCATTTATGGCCTCATCATCATTCTCATCACCTTTGGCATGGACTCTGTGTTCATCCTCCTCTCTTATTTGAAGATCCTGATCACTGTGCTACACATTGCCTCATGGGAAGAGCAATTCAAGGCCCTCAAAACTTGTGTCTCCCACATCTGTGCTGTGCTGCTGGTCTACGTCCCTATGCTGGGGGTGTCCAGTATTCATCGATTTGGGAAGCGTATTCCACCTGTGGTGCACGTTATCATGGGCTATGTTTACCTGTTAGTGCCTCCTGTTCTCAACCCTGTTGTATATTGCATTAAGACCTGA
- the LOC119537145 gene encoding olfactory receptor 51G1-like, whose protein sequence is MVGSNSSIGQSASFYLTGIPGYENGHHFISIPFCMLYLVGILGNCTILHIIHTDKTLHEPMYYFLAMLSLTDMGISVSTLPTVLKIFWFDAPEIELNACVAQMYFIHTFSLMESSVLLAMAFDRYVAICDPLRYSSKLTPRRILYIGIFIVVRCSVVLPALVTRIPTFSFCHSHVLSHSYCLHQDVIRLACADISFNIVYGLFFIAFCWGVDSLGILFSYAFILHSVLGTASQGGKFKALHTCASHICAVLILYVPMIGLSLVHRFAKHSSPILHITMANIYLLVPPVLNPIIYSIKTKQIRQGFLRLLSAKRVGLDQS, encoded by the coding sequence ATGGTAGGTTCAAATTCCAGTATTGGGCAGTCTGCTTCATTCTACCTCACTGGAATTCCTGGGTATGAGAATGGGCATCATTTTATCTCCATCCCCTTTTGTATGCTCTACCTGGTTGGAATATTGGGCAATTGCACCATCCTTCACATCATCCACACTGACAAGACTCTCCATGAGCCCATGTACTACTTCCTGGCCATGCTGTCCCTTACTGACATGGGCATCTCTGTCTCCACACTGCCCACTGTACTAAAAATCTTTTGGTTTGATGCTCCAGAAATTGAGCTCAATGCTTGTGTAGCCCAGATGTATTTTATTCATACTTTTTCTCTGATGGAGTCATCTGTGCTCCTAGCCATGGCCTTTGACAGGTATGTTGCCATATGTGATCCTCTGAGGTATTCCAGTAAACTTACCCCACGACGCATTCTTTATATAGGGATCTTCATTGTAGTCAGATGCTCTGTTGTTCTCCCTGCCCTTGTAACTCGCATTCCCACATTTTCCTTCTGTCACTCCCATGTTCTCTCCCACTCTTACTGTTTGCATCAGGATGTGATCCGGCTGGCCTGTGCTGACATCTCTTTCAACATTGTATATGGcttattttttattgcattttgttgGGGTGTAGATTCTCTGGGAATCcttttttcttatgctttcatCCTCCACTCTGTGCTCGGCACTGCATCCCAAGGTGGGAAGTTCAAGGCCCTCCATACATGTGCCTCCCACATCTGTGCTGTGCTCATTCTGTATGTGCCAATGATAGGCCTATCCTTAGTGCATCGCTTTGCAAAACACTCCTCCCCCATACTCCACATAACTATGGCCAATATTTACCTTTTGGTCCCACCAGTACTCAACCCAATTATTTATAGCATCAAGACAAAGCAGATTCGCCAAGGTTTCCTAAGGTTATTATCAGCCAAAAGAGTTGGGCTTGATCAGTCttag